One Pseudofrancisella aestuarii genomic region harbors:
- a CDS encoding RnfH family protein, whose protein sequence is MNKVEVIYALPNEQISFFVEFEENITAKQAIEKSGILDKYSELELENLKLGVYSEIIDLNAELKHKDRLEIYRELTIDPKQARMIRAEQKRKREGIKLFGA, encoded by the coding sequence ATGAATAAGGTAGAAGTAATATACGCTCTTCCAAACGAACAAATATCTTTTTTTGTGGAGTTTGAAGAAAATATTACTGCTAAACAAGCTATAGAGAAATCTGGAATATTAGATAAGTATTCAGAGCTTGAGCTTGAGAATCTTAAATTAGGCGTTTATTCAGAGATAATTGACTTAAATGCAGAGCTTAAGCATAAGGATAGGCTAGAAATTTATAGAGAGCTAACTATCGATCCAAAACAGGCTCGTATGATAAGAGCTGAGCAAAAAAGAAAAAGAGAAGGTATAAAGCTTTTTGGAGCATGA
- the mnmC gene encoding FAD-dependent 5-carboxymethylaminomethyl-2-thiouridine(34) oxidoreductase MnmC — MSKKVAIIGAGLAGCALAYELSQHKDFLITIIDKNSDFASEASGNFAGILRPYLTNDNNFSEQFHTLGYEILNDYIKKNQADIEICSKGVLHVLSNPKEALRYSKIFANRQISSDLAVLLDSKESSKLLGKKIDHDSIYYPNALSLIPKSLCKIWLNSSEAKLKLDSELKTIKKTQNQKWLLQFQDYQEEFDIVIFAGAYELFNQIDYLKNIPVYPSQGQLTVIKESINTDFTIMDKGYLIPHYLNNLQVVGATFRENSDTSGEVRDCDHQENLNHIKEIFPEEYIPMESILDSRVSTRCVTSDHLPLVGKLVDYDLFREMFFKPLSKGYPKNKMPNVIYEEGLYLSSGFGSKGISSSLLSAKIISNLIRCDRNIISNKLLEALSPQRFWIREFKKFKN, encoded by the coding sequence ATGAGTAAAAAAGTTGCAATAATAGGTGCTGGCCTAGCAGGTTGTGCACTAGCTTATGAACTAAGTCAGCATAAAGATTTTTTAATTACTATCATTGATAAAAATTCTGATTTTGCCTCAGAAGCCTCTGGAAATTTTGCTGGGATATTAAGACCATACCTTACAAATGATAATAATTTCTCAGAGCAATTTCATACCTTGGGATATGAGATTCTTAATGATTACATCAAGAAAAATCAGGCTGATATAGAGATTTGCTCGAAAGGTGTTTTACATGTTTTATCCAATCCTAAAGAAGCACTAAGATATAGTAAAATATTTGCTAATAGGCAGATAAGTTCAGATCTGGCAGTTTTACTAGACAGTAAAGAGTCTTCTAAACTTCTAGGGAAGAAGATTGATCATGATTCAATATATTATCCAAATGCCTTATCTTTGATTCCTAAATCTTTATGTAAGATTTGGTTAAACTCTTCAGAAGCTAAGCTTAAATTAGATTCAGAATTAAAAACTATTAAGAAAACTCAAAATCAAAAGTGGTTATTACAGTTTCAAGACTATCAAGAAGAGTTTGATATTGTTATCTTTGCAGGGGCATATGAGTTATTTAATCAAATTGATTATTTGAAAAATATTCCAGTATATCCATCACAGGGGCAACTAACAGTTATTAAAGAATCTATTAATACTGATTTTACTATCATGGATAAAGGCTATCTTATTCCTCATTACCTAAATAATCTTCAGGTTGTTGGTGCAACTTTTAGAGAAAATAGCGATACTTCTGGAGAGGTTAGGGATTGTGATCACCAAGAAAATTTAAATCATATAAAAGAAATTTTCCCAGAAGAGTATATTCCTATGGAATCTATATTAGACTCAAGAGTTTCTACTAGATGTGTCACATCAGATCATCTACCTTTAGTAGGTAAACTAGTGGATTATGATTTATTTAGAGAGATGTTTTTTAAGCCATTATCTAAGGGCTACCCTAAAAATAAAATGCCTAATGTGATTTATGAAGAGGGTTTATATTTATCTTCAGGATTTGGTTCTAAAGGTATTTCATCATCATTACTTTCAGCAAAAATTATTTCTAATTTAATTAGATGTGATCGAAATATTATCTCAAATAAGCTTTTAGAAGCATTATCTCCACAAAGATTTTGGATAAGAGAATTTAAGAAATTTAAGAATTAA